From Spirochaetota bacterium, the proteins below share one genomic window:
- a CDS encoding SIR2 family protein: protein MIQNEQYNALINDLLNAEKICLFLGAGFSKQLGFWLWDELVTEIIEKFEEAKLTFSDKEHLIRIDKKYALDYLESLNKNYFYELLDRIYKEKAKNKNIAIINSMFNILRDDRFKIITTNFDSVLEEELSIEKNMVSINPNFNIDNKINYIHGRIDQKDNLILTQKKYFENYLKKDSELIKFLYEVFQKNIVFFIGYSLSDYEILQILNKTKQNGINRYILLPEYKNNESYISILKKIYKDNFNLTLLKYNIDKNGYNVLIDYLKELDNALYKKQESQNTMKEPENAK from the coding sequence AACAATTGGGATTTTGGCTCTGGGATGAACTTGTAACAGAAATAATTGAAAAATTTGAAGAAGCAAAACTAACTTTTAGTGATAAGGAGCATTTAATAAGAATTGATAAAAAGTATGCTTTAGATTATTTGGAAAGTTTAAACAAAAATTATTTTTATGAATTATTAGATAGAATTTACAAGGAAAAAGCAAAGAATAAAAATATTGCTATTATAAATTCAATGTTTAATATATTAAGAGATGACAGATTTAAAATTATTACAACCAATTTTGATAGTGTATTAGAAGAAGAATTGAGTATTGAAAAAAATATGGTAAGTATAAATCCGAATTTTAATATAGATAATAAAATAAATTATATTCATGGGAGAATAGATCAAAAAGATAATTTAATATTAACACAAAAAAAATATTTTGAAAATTATTTAAAAAAAGATAGTGAATTAATTAAATTTTTATATGAGGTTTTTCAAAAGAATATTGTTTTTTTTATTGGATACAGTTTGTCTGATTATGAAATACTTCAAATTTTAAACAAAACAAAACAAAATGGAATTAATCGTTATATTTTATTACCAGAATACAAGAATAATGAAAGTTATATATCTATTTTAAAAAAAATTTATAAAGATAATTTTAATTTAACATTATTAAAATATAATATAGATAAAAATGGTTATAATGTATTAATTGATTATTTAAAAGAATTAGACAATGCACTATATAAAAAACAAGAATCACAAAATACTATGAAGGAACCAGAAAATGCAAAGTAA